Proteins encoded together in one Microbacterium sp. zg-Y625 window:
- a CDS encoding succinate dehydrogenase iron-sulfur subunit: MATALAPAETADAVESGATGIQSFLVTFIIRRFDPEKDTEPRWVDYDVELYSTDRVLDALHKIKWEVDGSLSFRRSCAHGICGSDAMRINGRNRLACKTLIKDLDISKPIYVEAIKGLPLEKDLIVDMEPFFASYREVQPFLIATSKPEPGKERIQTIANREIFDDTTKCILCAACTSSCPVFWTDGQYFGPAAIVNAHRFIFDSRDDAGDARLDILNDKEGVWRCRTTFNCTEACPRGIEVTKAIAEVKQAILRK; the protein is encoded by the coding sequence ATGGCCACCGCACTCGCCCCCGCCGAGACGGCCGACGCCGTGGAGTCCGGCGCCACCGGCATCCAGTCGTTCCTCGTCACCTTCATCATCCGCCGGTTCGACCCCGAGAAGGACACCGAGCCGCGCTGGGTCGACTACGACGTGGAGCTGTACTCCACCGACCGTGTGCTGGACGCCCTCCACAAGATCAAGTGGGAGGTCGACGGCTCGCTGAGCTTCCGCCGCTCGTGCGCGCACGGCATCTGCGGCTCCGACGCCATGCGCATCAACGGTCGCAACCGCCTGGCCTGCAAGACGCTCATCAAAGACCTCGACATCTCCAAGCCCATCTACGTGGAGGCCATCAAGGGCCTGCCGCTGGAGAAGGACCTGATCGTCGACATGGAGCCGTTCTTCGCGTCGTACCGCGAGGTGCAGCCGTTCCTCATCGCCACCTCCAAGCCGGAGCCCGGCAAGGAGCGCATCCAGACCATCGCCAACCGCGAGATCTTCGACGACACCACCAAGTGCATCCTCTGCGCCGCGTGCACCTCGTCGTGCCCGGTGTTCTGGACCGACGGGCAGTACTTCGGGCCCGCCGCGATCGTCAACGCGCACCGGTTCATCTTCGACTCGCGCGACGACGCCGGCGACGCACGCCTGGACATCCTCAACGACAAGGAAGGCGTGTGGCGCTGCCGCACGACCTTCAACTGCACCGAGGCGTGCCCCCGCGGCATCGAGGTCACCAAGGCCATCGCCGAGGTGAAGCAGGCGATCCTGCGCAAGTAG
- the sdhA gene encoding succinate dehydrogenase flavoprotein subunit encodes MSTQSEGAVVKDGVHYHQFDIVIVGAGGAGMRAAIEAGPGAKTAVISKLYPTRSHTGAAQGGMAAALANVEEDSWEWHTFDTVKGGDYLVDQDAAEILAKEAIDAVIDLENMGLPFNRTPEGKIDQRRFGGHTADHGKTPVRRACYAADRTGHMILQTLFQNCVRLGINFFNEFYVLDLVTVKAPDGSMQVAGVVAYDLATGDLHVFQSKAVIFATGGFGKIFKTTSNAHTLTGDGVGVIWRKGLPLEDMEFFQFHPTGLAGLGILLTEGARGEGAILRNASGERFMERYAPTIKDLAPRDIVSRCMVQEVAEGRGAGPDRDYVLLDCTHLGAEVLETKLPDITEFARTYLGVDPVVEPVPVMPTAHYAMGGIPTNVKAEVLADNTTVVPGLYAAGECACVSVHGSNRLGTNSLLDINVFGKRAGRNAVEYVQTADFVPLPEDPAKEVRDMLETLRNNPGTERIAVLRKTLQDEMDRKAQVFRTDESLAEVMDVIADLRERYRNVHVDDKGKRFNTDLLEAVELGFLLDLAEVVVVTARNRKESRGGHMRDDYPKRDDENYMKHTMAYLSGDPQSSHPEDHIRLDWKPVVITRYQPMERKY; translated from the coding sequence CTCGAAGCTCTACCCGACCCGCTCGCACACCGGTGCGGCGCAGGGCGGCATGGCGGCGGCCCTGGCCAACGTCGAAGAGGACTCGTGGGAGTGGCACACCTTCGACACTGTCAAGGGCGGCGACTACCTCGTCGACCAGGATGCCGCGGAGATCCTCGCCAAAGAGGCGATCGACGCCGTCATCGACCTCGAGAACATGGGGCTGCCGTTCAACCGCACCCCCGAGGGCAAGATCGACCAGCGCCGCTTCGGCGGTCACACCGCCGACCACGGCAAGACCCCGGTGCGCCGCGCCTGCTACGCCGCAGACCGCACCGGCCACATGATCCTGCAGACGCTGTTCCAGAACTGCGTGCGCCTCGGCATCAACTTCTTCAACGAGTTCTACGTGCTCGACCTCGTGACGGTGAAGGCGCCCGACGGCAGCATGCAGGTCGCGGGCGTCGTCGCCTACGACCTCGCGACCGGCGACCTCCACGTCTTCCAGTCCAAGGCCGTCATCTTCGCCACCGGCGGCTTCGGCAAGATCTTCAAGACGACCTCGAACGCGCACACCCTCACCGGTGACGGCGTCGGCGTGATCTGGCGCAAGGGCCTGCCCCTGGAGGACATGGAGTTCTTCCAGTTCCACCCCACCGGCCTCGCCGGCCTCGGCATCCTCCTCACCGAGGGCGCCCGCGGTGAAGGGGCGATCCTGCGCAACGCCTCGGGTGAGCGGTTCATGGAGCGCTACGCCCCCACCATCAAGGACCTCGCCCCCCGCGACATCGTCAGCCGCTGCATGGTGCAGGAGGTCGCCGAGGGCCGCGGTGCCGGGCCGGACCGCGACTACGTGCTGCTGGACTGCACGCACCTGGGCGCCGAGGTGCTCGAGACGAAGCTCCCCGACATCACCGAGTTCGCCCGCACCTACCTGGGCGTGGACCCGGTGGTGGAGCCCGTGCCGGTCATGCCGACCGCCCACTACGCGATGGGCGGCATCCCCACCAACGTCAAGGCCGAGGTGCTCGCCGACAACACCACCGTCGTCCCCGGCCTCTACGCCGCCGGCGAGTGCGCGTGCGTCTCGGTGCACGGCTCCAACCGTCTGGGCACCAACTCGCTGCTGGACATCAACGTGTTCGGCAAGCGCGCCGGCCGCAACGCCGTCGAGTACGTGCAGACCGCGGACTTCGTGCCGCTGCCGGAGGACCCCGCCAAGGAGGTCCGCGACATGCTCGAGACCCTCCGCAACAACCCGGGTACCGAGCGCATCGCGGTGCTGCGCAAGACGCTGCAGGACGAGATGGACCGCAAGGCCCAGGTCTTCCGCACCGACGAGTCCCTCGCCGAGGTCATGGACGTCATCGCGGACCTCCGCGAGCGCTACCGCAACGTGCACGTCGACGACAAGGGCAAGCGGTTCAACACCGACCTGCTCGAGGCCGTCGAGCTCGGGTTCCTCCTGGACCTCGCCGAGGTCGTCGTCGTCACCGCCCGCAACCGCAAGGAGAGCCGCGGCGGCCACATGCGCGACGACTACCCCAAGCGCGACGACGAGAACTACATGAAGCACACGATGGCCTACCTCTCCGGCGACCCGCAGTCCTCGCACCCCGAGGACCACATCCGCCTGGACTGGAAGCCCGTCGTCATCACGCGTTACCAGCCCATGGAGAGGAAGTACTAG